In the Helianthus annuus cultivar XRQ/B chromosome 11, HanXRQr2.0-SUNRISE, whole genome shotgun sequence genome, one interval contains:
- the LOC110887293 gene encoding pheophorbide a oxygenase, chloroplastic-like — translation MCSMAMGFSIAAAATATNSRFFTPPPIRLRHTTPLISPLHTSPLSLFHWKKLPPRVVSTTNVETEQFDAQRDFWYTVALIKDLDPNIRTSFTIALYGRITVIQLLKENDQWIAFKENSVHCPFGWPVQGCSRCSSGSSNERAAQSPRACGTRFPTMESEGVLYVRQRVSFTQPPR, via the exons ATGTGTTCGATGGCAATGGGGTTTTCAATAGCAGCAGCAGCAACCGCCACCAACAGTCGCTTTTTTACCCCTCCCCCTATCCGTCTCCGACACACTACCCCCCTGATTTCCCCTCTGCACACATCACCGCTGTCGTTATTTCACTGGAAAAAGCTTCCACCCCGTGTGGTCTCCACCACCAATGTGGAAACCGAACAATTCGATGCACAGAGAGATTTTTGGTACACTGTTGCCCTGATCAAAGACCTGGACCCAAATATCCGAACCTCTTTTACCATAGCTCTCTACGGTCGCATCACGGTTATCCAGCTACTCAAAGAGAACGACCAATGGATTGCTTTCAAGGAAAATTCTGTACAC TGTCCTTTTGGATGGCCGGTTCAGGGGTGCAGCCGGTGCTCGAGTGGATCATCAAATGAACGAGCTGCTCAATCGCCGAGAGCTTGTGGTACCAGGTTCCCGACAATGGAGTCTGAAGGTGTGCTGTATGTTCGGCAACGGGTGAGTTTCACCCAGCCTCCAAGGTAA
- the LOC110891006 gene encoding transcription factor FER-LIKE IRON DEFICIENCY-INDUCED TRANSCRIPTION FACTOR gives MDDSHFNAGNNFNMFQSDFIPETDLESLISAIRGETTDPIQSFCLAYEGNHFTSSCMELPHVQPPYSHNDDVVIAAGADFGGYDHMMDGLIWNQEMEDMKVFGDDDDSSETATTGKPETTKRTSGSAKGDRTRTLISERKRRSGMKEKLYALRSLVPNITKMDKASIVGDAARYIQDLQTQSRNLRAEIATIEATKTLKATSSQNPNKVHVSNHFPTLKKISKLDMFQVEEKGYYVRLVCNKGRGVAASLHRALESITSFQVQSSNLSTVDDDFVLAFTLNVMACGFDINLPNLKLWLSSVFINQGFEFNTFQSP, from the exons ATGGATGATAGCCATTTCAATGCAGGCAACAACTTCAACATGTTCCAATCCGATTTCATACCCGAAACCGATTTAGAAAGCCTCATTTCGGCCATTCGTGGCGAAACTACAGATCCAATTCAAAGTTTCTGTTTAGCCTATGAAGGCAATCACTTTACCAGCTCTTGTATGGAGCTGCCACACGTGCAGCCGCCGTATAGCCACAATGATGATGTTGTGATTGCTGCGGGTGCTGACTTTGGTGGTTATGATCATATGATGGATGGTCTGATTTGGAACCAGGAAATGGAGGATATGAAGGTTTTTGGCGATGATGATGATTCGTCTGAGACTGCGACAACTGGTAAACCAGAAACCACAAAACGAACCAGTGGTAGCGCAAAGGGTGATCGGACAAGGACTTTGATTTCTGAGCGGAAGAGGAGAAGCGGAATGAAGGAGAAGCTCTATGCGTTACGTTCGTTAGTACCCAATATCACCAAG ATGGATAAAGCTTCGATTGTTGGAGATGCAGCACGATACATTCAAGATCTTCAAACACAATCGAGAAACTTAAGGGCTGAGATTGCAACAATTGAAGCAACTAAAACCCTAAAAGCGACATCATCCCAGAATCCGAATAAGGTTCATGTTTCAAACCATTTTCCGACATTGAAGAAGATATCAAAG TTGGACATGTTTCAAGTTGAGGAGAAAGGATACTATGTAAGACTCGTTTGCAACAAAGGACGAGGTGTTGCGGCTTCACTTCATCGAGCACTCGAGTCAATCACGAGCTTTCAGGTCCAAAGTTCGAATTTATCTACTGTTGATGACGATTTTGTCTTGGCATTCACGTTAAAT GTTATGGCATGCGGATTTGACATAAACTTGCCAAATTTGAAGCTATGGCTTTCAAGTGTTTTCATCAACCAAGGTTTCGAATTCAACACATTTCAATCACCCTGA
- the LOC118484177 gene encoding uncharacterized protein LOC118484177 produces MGDTSTSATLISKLDIGDPLYLHPSDSSTLTIVSIKLKGTENYPVWSNAMRLALEAKNKYGFIDGKCIKPKDDQVLANQWDRCNSVVITWLLNSISEELFLGQVFSKLASEVWTDLKESFDKVDGSVVYDLYKRINGISQNGSTVAEYYNRLTTMWKQFDAMVQLPTCSCQAAKNYNDFSTLIKLMQFLMGLDDVYQPVRTNLLTREPFPSVKVAFSIVSREESHRLSSNGSKGQNVSFVTKSNQSFDSRKKNTRGPNPNLKCSHCNMLGHTVDRCYEVIGYPPGFRKRPGGQSYRSNVSNNNNKSNSTVGSSNSVGTAMPFTSE; encoded by the coding sequence ATGGGAGATACTAGTACTTCTGCTACCTTGATTAGTAAGCTTGATATTGGAGACCCTTTGTACCTTCACCCTAGTGACTCTAGTACCCTAACCATTGTTAGTATAAAGTTAAAAGGAACTGAAAATTACCCTGTCTGGTCTAATGCTATGAGACTTGCTTTAGAAGCAAAAAATAAATATGGGTTTATTGATGGTAAATGTATAAAACCAAAAGATGATCAGGTCTTAGCAAATCAGTGGGATAGGTGTAATTCAGTTGTGATTACTTGGTTATTAAACTCTATTTCTGAGGAGTTATTTCTGGGGCAAGTTTTTTCTAAACTTGCCTCAGAAGTCTGGACTGATTTGAAAGAGTCATTTGATAAGGTGGATGGTTCTGTTGTGTATGATTTGTATAAAAGAATAAATGGTATTTCTCAAAATGGAAGCACTGTTGCTGAATACTATAACAGGCTGACAACcatgtggaagcagtttgatgcaaTGGTGCAGCTTCCTACATGTTCTTGTCAGGCTGCTAAAAATTACAATGATTTTTCCACTCTTATTAAACTAATGCAGTTTCTTATGGGGCTTGATGATGTTTATCAGCCTGTAAGAACAAACTTGTTAACAAGAGAACCATTCCCTTCAGTTAAGGTTGCATTTTCTATTGTGTCCAGAGAGGAGTCTCATAGGCTGTCCTCAAATGGATCTAAAGGTCAAAATGTATCATTTGTAACTAAGTCAAATCAGTCATTTGATTCTAGGAAGAAGAATACTAGAGGTCCTAATCCTAACCTAAAATGTTCTCATTGTAATATGCTTGGTCATACGGTTGACCGGTGTTATGAGGTTATTGGATATCCACCTGGTTTTAGAAAAAGACCAGGTGGGCAGTCTTATAGATCTAAtgtgtctaataataataataaaagtaattctACTGTTGGGTCTTCAAATTCTGTTGGTACTGCTATGCCTTTCACTTCTGAGTAG